The sequence GGATGGCGTCGGCCTGCCCGGGTCCGCTGGTGGAGAGGCCGACGGTGACGCCCTCGGCGGCGAGCGCGGCGAGGCGCTCGTGCAGTGCCTTGTCGTCGAGCGCCGGGCTGTCGGCGGTCACCGAGTGGATCTGGTAGAGGTCCAGCCGGTCCCCCAGCAGCTCGGCGGTCTCGGCGCGCTGACGCTCGTACATGGACAGGCTGTGGTCCTTGACCTCGTGCGCCTCGGCGTCGACGCTCCAGTCCGCGGTGTAGGTGTAGCCCCATTTGCTGCCGATGACGACATCCGTGACCTCGGGGTGGGCGGTCAGCCAGCCGGCCAGGAACTCCTCGGAGCGGCCGTAGGAGCGGGCCGCGTCGAAGTAGCGGATGCCCTGGGCGTAGGCGGCGTCCAGGAGCTCATGGGTGCGGGCGCGCAGCGCGTCGACCCCCCGGTCGGCGGGCAGGTCCCGGTCGCGGTGCAGATTGATGTAGCCGGGCCTGCCGACGGCGGCAAGGCCGAGCCCGATGTGAGCGGTCGGGGTCGTCGCGGCGGCCAGGGCGGCGAAGGGCATCGCGGGCTCCTCGTGGTCGGTTCCGTTGCTCCCGACCAACGTAGCCCGCGATGCCGTTCGTACACCTGTTGAGCGGGCGCCGCGCCCTCTCGTGCCGCTACCGCTGTGCGGCCGCCCAGGCGTGCTGGGCCGCCAGGTCGCTCTTCACCTCGGCGAGCTGTACGGCGACGGCGGAGGGCGCCGTACCGCCCCGGCCGTTGCGGGAGGCGAGGGCGCCGCGCACGTTGAGGACGGTGCGGACCTCCGGGGTGAGGTGCTCGGAGATCTTCGCGAACTGCTCGTCGGTGAGCTGGTCCAGCTCGATGCCGTGCCGCTCGCATTCCTTGACGCACTCGCCCGCGACCTCGTGCGCGACCCGGAACGGGACGCCCTGCTTGACCAGCCACTCGGCGATGTCGGTGGCGAGCGAGAAGCCGGCCGGGGCCAGCTCCTCCATCCGCTCCCGGTTGACGGTGAGCGTGGCCATCATGCCGGTGAAGGCGGGCAGCAGGACTTCGAGCTGGTCGCAGGAGTCGAAGACCGGCTCCTTGTCCTCCTGGAGGTCACGGTTGTACGCGAGCGGGAGGGCCTTCAGCGTGGCCATCAGGCCCGTCAGATTGCCGATCAGTCGGCCGGACTTGCCGCGCGCCAGCTCGGCGATGTCCGGGTTCTTCTTCTGCGGCATGATCGAGGAGCCGGTGGAGAAGGCGTCGTGCAGGGTGACGAAGGAGAACTCCTTCGTGTTCCAGATGATGACCTCCTCCGCGATCCGGGAGAGGTTGACGCCGATCATCGCGGTGATGAAGGCGAATTCGGCGACGAAGTCCCGCGAGGCCGTGCCGTCGATGGAGTTGGCCACCGAGCCGTGCTCGAAGCCGAGGTCGGCGGCGACCGCCTCCGGGTCGAGGCCGAGCGAGGACCCGGCGAGGGCTCCGGAGCCGTACGGGGAGACGGCGGTCCGCTCGTCCCACTGGCGCAGCCGCTCGGCGTCCCGGGTCAGGGACTGGACGTGGGCCAGCACATGGTGGGCGAAGAGGACGGGCTGGGCGTGCTGGAGGTGCGTACGGCCGGGCATGGCCACGTCCGGGTGTGCCTCGGCGAGACCGACCAGGGCGTCCTGGAGGTCGGCGATCAGTGAGCCGATGAGCCGGGCGTGGTCGCGCAGGTACATCCGGAAGAGCGTGGCGATCTGGTCGTTGCGGGAGCGGCCCGCCCGCAGTTTGCCGCCGAGGTCGGGGCCGAGCCGCTCCAGCAGGCCGCGCTCCAGCGCGGTGTGGACGTCCTCGTCGGCGATGGTGCCGGTGAAGGATCCGTCGGCGACATCGGCTTCCAGCCGGTCCAGACCGTCGGTCATCCGGGTCAGCTCGTCCTCGGTGAGCAGCCCCGCCTTGTTGAGGACACGCGCGTGGGCGCGGGAGCCGGCGATGTCGTACGGCGCGAGCCGCCAGTCGAAGTGGACGGACGCGGACAGCTTGGCCAGCGCCTCGGCCGGGCCGTCGGCGAAGCGGGCGCCCCAGAGGCGTACGTCGCTGTTGCCGTTGCCGGTGCCGTTGCTCACTGCG is a genomic window of Streptomyces sp. NBC_01237 containing:
- a CDS encoding aldo/keto reductase; this encodes MPFAALAAATTPTAHIGLGLAAVGRPGYINLHRDRDLPADRGVDALRARTHELLDAAYAQGIRYFDAARSYGRSEEFLAGWLTAHPEVTDVVIGSKWGYTYTADWSVDAEAHEVKDHSLSMYERQRAETAELLGDRLDLYQIHSVTADSPALDDKALHERLAALAAEGVTVGLSTSGPGQADAIRAALTVTVDGEPLFRTVQATYNALETSAGPALAEAHDAGLTVIVKEGMANGRLAGSEAPAVVQEIAARADVGSDAVALAFVLRRPWAGVVLSGAATVNQLSGNLHAAVVDLDEEGRDRLDALVEEPEAYWRHRSALPWS
- the argH gene encoding argininosuccinate lyase is translated as MSNGTGNGNSDVRLWGARFADGPAEALAKLSASVHFDWRLAPYDIAGSRAHARVLNKAGLLTEDELTRMTDGLDRLEADVADGSFTGTIADEDVHTALERGLLERLGPDLGGKLRAGRSRNDQIATLFRMYLRDHARLIGSLIADLQDALVGLAEAHPDVAMPGRTHLQHAQPVLFAHHVLAHVQSLTRDAERLRQWDERTAVSPYGSGALAGSSLGLDPEAVAADLGFEHGSVANSIDGTASRDFVAEFAFITAMIGVNLSRIAEEVIIWNTKEFSFVTLHDAFSTGSSIMPQKKNPDIAELARGKSGRLIGNLTGLMATLKALPLAYNRDLQEDKEPVFDSCDQLEVLLPAFTGMMATLTVNRERMEELAPAGFSLATDIAEWLVKQGVPFRVAHEVAGECVKECERHGIELDQLTDEQFAKISEHLTPEVRTVLNVRGALASRNGRGGTAPSAVAVQLAEVKSDLAAQHAWAAAQR